The Arachidicoccus terrestris genome includes the window CATAATAATTATTTGCGATCTGCCTTGGGCTTTTTAAGGATAGCAAATACTTCAATCCCAAACCCCAGCAAAATAACGATAGGCGCAACCGTTATTCTTCTAAAGCTGTATACCTGTGTTTTATCAAACACACTGGCATCCGTACTACGACCACCGGACAGCAACATCATTCCCAGGGCAATCACTACTGCCCCGATGATCATCCACATGTAATTATCTTTGGTAAAATGCAATCCGCCGCTACTGCGCTGTGGTTCTTTATTATCCATAGTAATTAATTTGCCTGACAAATATGCTATTAAATTTTGAATTTAACGGTAATTTCCTGTTATTTCTCCCAAATCTTACGAAAAGACATCCAAACAATTCTCTTCCTAATACAGATCATCCAGCCTGGTCTTCAGGTATTTATTAACGCTCCGGTTTGTACTGAACCAGGATATCAGCACGGAAAACACAACCATACATCCGTAGAGCAGAAAATTCAATCCGGCATTCTCCAGACTTCGGATCTCAGGAAATCTTTCTTTGGCCCATCCTGTCAGCAATAGCATGATGAGAATGGCCACGGCTGCACTGATTAACCCATTAACAATGGCTCTTACATTCATAGGCCGGGCAATGAAGCTGCGGGTTGCCCCGACCATTTGCATAGTCTTGATCAAAAACCTGTTTGAATACATGGTCAGCTTAATGGTGTTATCGATACTCACAACAACAATGACCCCCAAAATAATGCTGATGGCCAGAAAAATGAGCCCCATCTTATTGACCTTGTCGTTCATGGAAGTGACAAGGGTTTCGGGATAGTTGAGTCCGGAGAGCTGCGTGCCAAATTTCTGCGTCAGTTCGCCGGCGATCTTTTTGAGGCTGTCTTCATTGACATAATCGGCCTTCGCATAGAAGTTAATGCTCTCCGGCAGCGGATTATAGTCCAGGATTTTATCCCAATCCTCATTATTATCTTTATTCCATATTTCCTTGGCTTTCTCTTTATCAATATATTGCACATCTTTGGCGTAGGGCTGGGCAGCGATATAGTTTTTGATCTGGGCGATGGTGTCTTTGCCCTTCACATTAAGGTAAGCAGAGACCTCTACCTGCTCTTTCAGGTTATTGCCCATGGTTTTGAGGTTAAGAAAAAACCAGCCCATAATTCCCATGATTAATAATACCAGGGATATCCCGACAATACTAAAGACGGAATTAGATTTTTTTTTGTGCTTGGGGACGCTTTGAATTTCTGACATATTGTCCTTAAAAGTATAACATTGAAGATAGAACCTATAAGGGCAAATTTAATGTTTAGATACTAAACACGTACATTTGCAAGCAATTATTTTAATTTGTTTAAAGGTTTGACCGTTGGAGCTATGTTCGCCGGCCATTCCGTCCGTTTAATTTACGCATCATATGGATTATAATTTCAGGGATATTGAGAAGAAGTGGCAACAGCACTGGACTGAAACAGAGGCATATAAAGTGCCCAATGACACCACTAAGCCTAAGTTTTATGTACTGGATATGTTCCCCTACCCCAGTGGTGCCGGACTGCACGTGGGGCACCCCTTAGGGTATATCGCCAGCGATATCTTTGCCCGGTATAAAAGACTTAAAGGCTATAACGTTCTGCATCCGATGGGTTATGACGCCTTCGGGCTCCCTGCAGAGCAATATGCCATTGAGCATGGCATCCACCCGGCAGACTCCACCCGGCAGAATATCGCCACATTTGAAAAACAGCTCAATAATATAGGATTTTGCTTTGACTGGTCCAGAAGGGTCAATACCAGCGATCCCGGCTATTATAAATGGACGCAGTGGATCTTCCTGCAGCTTTTTGATAGCTTTTATGACCGTCATCAGAAAAAAGCCAGAAAAATCACGCAATTACAATCCCTGTTTGAAAAAGAAGGAAACCAGGCGCACCCCTGCCCTGGAGACGATACGATTGTCTTTTCAGCAGATCAGTGGAATGCTTATGACAATAAAAAGCAGCAGGATATTTTAATGCAGTACCGCCTGGCCTATTGTGGTTACGGAGAAGTAAACTGGTGTGAAGCATTGGGAACG containing:
- a CDS encoding cell division protein FtsX; this encodes MGWFFLNLKTMGNNLKEQVEVSAYLNVKGKDTIAQIKNYIAAQPYAKDVQYIDKEKAKEIWNKDNNEDWDKILDYNPLPESINFYAKADYVNEDSLKKIAGELTQKFGTQLSGLNYPETLVTSMNDKVNKMGLIFLAISIILGVIVVVSIDNTIKLTMYSNRFLIKTMQMVGATRSFIARPMNVRAIVNGLISAAVAILIMLLLTGWAKERFPEIRSLENAGLNFLLYGCMVVFSVLISWFSTNRSVNKYLKTRLDDLY
- a CDS encoding DUF3098 domain-containing protein, encoding MDNKEPQRSSGGLHFTKDNYMWMIIGAVVIALGMMLLSGGRSTDASVFDKTQVYSFRRITVAPIVILLGFGIEVFAILKKPKADRK